The window CCCAAAACCACTTGGGCAAAGGCACATCCCGAGTTCTTCCCTGTAGACGTCAACGCAGCGCCACGCGAAGCACTGCTGCGCGTCCCAGGTATTGGCTACCGCAACGTCGAGCGCATCCTCAGCATTCGCAGGTATCATCAGCTCCTTCTAGATGACCTGCGCAAGCTTCACGTCCGTATCAAAAACGCGCTGCCGTACCTGATCACCGTAGACCATCTGCCTAACCGGCAAACCATAGCGCACGAATCGCAGCTCAACGCGCAGCTCGATCTCTTCGCACCCGTCAGTGCACTTACAGGCTCAGTCTGATGAAGCGCATCTCACTTGAACCCGACTTCAACACCTGGCGTGATGCAGCACGTGATGCCTTGCGTCTTGGCTATCGCCCCGAAGAGATCGACATGCAGGACGCAACCGTGCTAAACACGCTCGACCTCGCACTCGAAACATCGGACACTCCCACAGGTGATCCGATCACCACTCCGCACACCTCCAAAGCCTTCCTCGAATCTGCAAAGTTCGCAGCCGTCCATCGCGATCCCCAACGCTGGAACCTGCTCTACCGGATCCTGTACCGGCTTCAGGCGAATCGCAATCTCCTCAAAATATCGGTCGATCCCGATATCTCGGAGCTGGAGCGCCTTGAATCACAGGTGCGCCGCGACCTGCACAAGATGCACGCCTTCGTGCGCTTTCGCATGGTGCTCGAACCCGGCGACCCCAACGCGCGTCCGATCGTAGTCGACGAATCGACCCCCACCGAACCAGAACCGCACCATCTTGTTCTCGCTACTCCCACTCCATTTGGCCTCAGCCGCACGGAGCTGCCGCACTGCGACCCAGATCCAAACGCAACACCGACTCCCTCCCAGCCTGATACCTGCGAGCACTTCATCGCCTGGTATCAGCCGGATCACCGCATCCTGCCGCTCGCCGCACCATTCTTCGCCGAACGCTTCAGCATCATGCGCTGGACGATATTGACGCCCGATGCCTCCGTCTCATGGGACCCTGTCAGCAAACAACTCGCCTTTGCTCCTGGGCTGCCGCGCGAGTCTGCACCCGCCGAAGACGAGCTGGAAGACCTCTGGCGCTCCTACTACGCGAGCATCTACAACCCAGCCCGCCTGAACCCCGACGCCATGCGCAGCGAGATGCCCGTCCGCTACTGGAAGAACCTGCCCGAGATCAGCCTGCTGCCGGAACTTATCACCAAATCTCAAAGTCGAGTCTCCGCCATGGTTACAACCCAGCAACAACAACCTTCTGCCCAACCCTTCGTTCCCGCAGAGCACAACCTCACCGCAATCCGAGCTGCACTTCCTTCATGCAAAGGCTGCGAGCTCTACAAACACGCGACGCAGGTCGTTCCTGGCAAAGGCGCCGGCCATGCGAAGCTTATCCTCGTCGGCGAACAACCCGGCGATCAGGAAGATCTACAGGGCGAGCCCTTCGTTGGTCCAGCAGGCAAAATCCTCGACCGCGTGATGAATGAGCTCAACATCGACCGCTCGAAGATCTATCTGACCAACGCGGTCAAACACTTCAAGTTCGTACAGCGCGGCAAGTTGCGCCTTCACCAGAACCCACGCATGTCGGAGATCAGCGCCTGCCGCCCGTGGCTGCTCGCAGAACTGGACGCCGTCCACCCTCACGTCATCCTCTGCCTCGGAGCTTCTGCTTCGAAGTCGTTATTAGGCGGCACGTTCGCTTTGATGAAGGACCACGGAAAGATTCTCGAAACCCGGTACGCCAAACAGGTTGTCGCTACGATCCATCCCAGCGCGGTTCTCCGGGCTCGCGACAAGGAGTCCGGGGAAAAGCTTTACAACTTCCTGCGCGACGACATGGCCATGGCCTGGCAGGCGGCGCAAAAGCCAGTCTTAACCTCGGTATGATAGAAAGTAACCCGGCGCGGACACCTCCCCCCGTCGAAGGAGCACTCAGTTGAACACGTTGTCTATCACCGATCCCACTCCGAACGGCCCAGAGCACTTCGACGCCGCTGCCTTCGCCGCCCACACTCTCTCCTCACCACAAAATCTCGCCGCCGTCCTCGACCACACCCTCCTGAAGCCTGACGCGACCCGCAACCAGGTGCTTCAGCTCTGCCACGAGGCCGCCGAGCACCGCTTCGCCTGCGCCATGATCAACCCCACCTGGGTTCCCCTCGCCGCGGCTGCACTTGCCGGCACCGGAATTCCTGTCGGCGTCGTCATCGGCTTCCCCCTCGGTGCCACACTGTCCGTCTCCAAGCGCGAAGAGACCGCCCACGTGCTCCAGCACGGCGCCCACGACATCGACATGGTCCTCAACGTCGGCCTGCTGAAATCAGGCCAATCCAGCGACTATGAGGCCATCCGTCAGGACATCCACGGCGTAGTCGAGATCGCCCACGCCTCGGGCGCAATCGTCAAAGTCATCCTCGAGACCTGCCTCCTCACCTTCGAAGAAAAACTACGCGCCGCCGAACTTGCCCTCTCCGCTGGAGCCGACTTCCTCAAGACCAGCACCGGCTTCTCAACCGGTGGCGCCACCGCCGACGACATCACTCTTCTCCGAGGCATTGCCGGACACCACGCAGGCGTAAAAGCCTCCGGAGGCATCCGTTCCCTCGCCGACGCCACCACCATGCTCCACGCCGGTGCCTCCCGCATCGGAGCCAGCGCCAGCGTAAAGATCGTCAACGAACTAGCAGGCCATACCGCCGAACCGGCATCTGCAGCTCCGGGCTACTGACGTAGTTTAGTCACGCTTGTCAAGCCAATATCGCTCTATCGTCGTCATAAAAGAGACATATGCTTGACACATTAAATCTAGTGTCACCCTTAAAATGGTAAGTGACTGCCCCCGAGGCGTCGGGGCCGCCTCTCTTTTCGGCTACCTCTAAGCCTTTTCGAATGAATTCTTTGCCAACAATCCATTGAAAATGAATGCGTTACATGCATAAATCTAGCTAAATATAACCAAAATAATCTAGTTGCATCTAATAGCCCAGCCACCCTCCGAGCCTTGGCATCGACTAATTTCACCATCC is drawn from Edaphobacter lichenicola and contains these coding sequences:
- a CDS encoding UdgX family uracil-DNA binding protein (This protein belongs to the uracil DNA glycosylase superfamily, members of which act in excision repair of DNA. However, it belongs more specifically to UdgX branch, whose founding member was found to bind uracil in DNA (where it does not belong), without cleaving it, appears to promote DNA repair by a pathway involving RecA, rather than base excision.); this translates as MKRISLEPDFNTWRDAARDALRLGYRPEEIDMQDATVLNTLDLALETSDTPTGDPITTPHTSKAFLESAKFAAVHRDPQRWNLLYRILYRLQANRNLLKISVDPDISELERLESQVRRDLHKMHAFVRFRMVLEPGDPNARPIVVDESTPTEPEPHHLVLATPTPFGLSRTELPHCDPDPNATPTPSQPDTCEHFIAWYQPDHRILPLAAPFFAERFSIMRWTILTPDASVSWDPVSKQLAFAPGLPRESAPAEDELEDLWRSYYASIYNPARLNPDAMRSEMPVRYWKNLPEISLLPELITKSQSRVSAMVTTQQQQPSAQPFVPAEHNLTAIRAALPSCKGCELYKHATQVVPGKGAGHAKLILVGEQPGDQEDLQGEPFVGPAGKILDRVMNELNIDRSKIYLTNAVKHFKFVQRGKLRLHQNPRMSEISACRPWLLAELDAVHPHVILCLGASASKSLLGGTFALMKDHGKILETRYAKQVVATIHPSAVLRARDKESGEKLYNFLRDDMAMAWQAAQKPVLTSV
- the deoC gene encoding deoxyribose-phosphate aldolase gives rise to the protein MNTLSITDPTPNGPEHFDAAAFAAHTLSSPQNLAAVLDHTLLKPDATRNQVLQLCHEAAEHRFACAMINPTWVPLAAAALAGTGIPVGVVIGFPLGATLSVSKREETAHVLQHGAHDIDMVLNVGLLKSGQSSDYEAIRQDIHGVVEIAHASGAIVKVILETCLLTFEEKLRAAELALSAGADFLKTSTGFSTGGATADDITLLRGIAGHHAGVKASGGIRSLADATTMLHAGASRIGASASVKIVNELAGHTAEPASAAPGY